The sequence CAGGGCGAAAAGGACGGCCTCGAAGGCGCCGTGCTGCAGCAGCTCCTGCAGAAGCAGGCCGAGCGACGGCGCCGCCGTGCCGGTTTCAGCGGCCATGCTCAGCGTCCGCGCGCAGATCGTCGAGATAGATCCGGACCGCGCTCTGCACATGGCGGAAGCGGTCGCCGCCGAGATGCTTGCCGCCGAACCAGCGCGTCACTACGACGACATGGTCCCTGAGCCCTTCCCGCTCCAGCATGCGCAGGATCACCATCCCCGCCCCCGCCTCGCCGTCGTCGTTCTTCGTCGCGCCGCCGTCCGTCAGCAGCGCCCACGTGTTATG comes from Nisaea sediminum and encodes:
- a CDS encoding YigZ family protein — protein: MRILDNIISDRGSKYAVSGGPCASEEEAKAFIRTLCGKKKFARATHNTWALLTDGGATKNDDGEAGAGMVILRMLEREGLRDHVVVVTRWFGGKHLGGDRFRHVQSAVRIYLDDLRADAEHGR